In a single window of the Micromonospora sp. WMMD1155 genome:
- a CDS encoding ABC transporter permease: MAVAVSTEAGPATPVRTVSARHFVRLKLRVMGNSFRGQGWRIALFIGGALLGLWFAVSGFFLFALPGLTGDGRYAVLVGAAGGGLLVLGWLLLPLVFFGVDETLDPARFALLPLSRRTLVTGLFTAALISVPVFAVLIATLGLVLTSWSLGGWSAGLVAVVGVVAGLLLCVAASRAVTSAFATMLRSRRVRDLAAVLLAVVAALLGPLQIFGLAALRETDWTRLTGAATVIGWTPLGAPWTAGIDVAQGRVWAAPVKLLITVVALGALLLWWSRSLESAMVGAASAGKAPARRGVAGGAVAQLFPQVTGWARRDRFGALVAREARYWWRDARRRANLITIAVVGIFVPVFINVTGGDFAATESGGLTAAANDSSPVVVTITMVLVGVLAAATLANQFGFDGSAYAANVVAGVPGRVELRARMSAFSLYVLPMLAFVSVVLSLLLSRPGWIGLTFGSLVATYGAGLAVNSFVSVLGAYSLPETSNPFAMNSGAGLTKGLLTLLTMLVSAVAGVPMVVAAALLGDAWLWLALPVGAAYGLGAALLGAYLAGDVLDRRMPELLATVTPRR, encoded by the coding sequence GTGGCTGTCGCGGTGAGCACGGAAGCCGGGCCCGCCACGCCCGTACGCACTGTCTCCGCCCGGCACTTCGTGCGGCTCAAGCTGCGGGTGATGGGCAACAGCTTCCGGGGTCAGGGCTGGCGGATCGCACTGTTCATCGGCGGGGCGCTGCTCGGGCTCTGGTTCGCCGTCAGTGGCTTCTTCCTCTTCGCCCTGCCCGGCCTGACCGGCGACGGCCGGTACGCGGTGCTGGTCGGGGCGGCGGGCGGCGGCCTGCTGGTGCTCGGCTGGCTACTCCTGCCACTGGTCTTCTTCGGGGTGGACGAGACACTGGACCCGGCCCGGTTCGCGCTGCTGCCGTTGTCCCGCCGCACGTTGGTGACCGGCCTGTTCACGGCGGCTCTGATCAGCGTGCCGGTGTTCGCGGTGCTGATCGCGACGCTCGGGCTGGTGCTCACCTCCTGGTCGCTGGGCGGTTGGTCGGCGGGGCTGGTGGCCGTGGTCGGCGTTGTCGCGGGGCTGCTGCTCTGCGTGGCGGCCAGCCGGGCCGTGACCAGCGCCTTCGCCACCATGCTGCGGTCCCGGCGGGTCCGGGACCTGGCGGCGGTGCTGCTGGCGGTCGTCGCCGCACTTCTCGGCCCGTTGCAGATCTTCGGTCTCGCCGCGCTGCGGGAGACGGACTGGACCCGACTGACCGGCGCGGCGACCGTGATCGGCTGGACGCCGCTCGGCGCACCGTGGACGGCCGGCATCGACGTGGCCCAGGGACGGGTGTGGGCGGCACCGGTGAAACTGCTGATCACGGTGGTGGCGCTCGGCGCCCTGCTGCTTTGGTGGTCCCGGTCGCTCGAGTCGGCCATGGTGGGCGCGGCGAGCGCCGGTAAGGCCCCCGCGCGGCGCGGGGTGGCCGGTGGCGCCGTCGCCCAACTGTTCCCCCAGGTCACCGGCTGGGCCCGCCGGGACCGCTTCGGCGCGCTGGTCGCCCGGGAGGCACGGTACTGGTGGCGGGACGCGCGCCGCCGGGCCAACCTGATCACGATCGCGGTGGTCGGCATCTTCGTACCCGTGTTCATCAACGTCACGGGCGGGGACTTCGCGGCCACGGAGAGCGGAGGGCTGACGGCGGCTGCCAACGACAGCTCACCGGTGGTGGTCACCATCACCATGGTGCTCGTGGGTGTGCTCGCCGCCGCCACCCTGGCCAACCAGTTCGGCTTCGACGGCAGCGCGTACGCCGCGAACGTGGTGGCCGGGGTGCCCGGTCGGGTGGAACTGCGGGCGCGGATGTCTGCCTTCTCGCTGTACGTGCTGCCGATGCTGGCGTTCGTGTCGGTGGTGCTGTCGCTGCTGCTCAGTCGACCGGGTTGGATCGGGCTCACCTTCGGCAGCCTGGTCGCCACCTACGGCGCCGGGTTGGCGGTGAACAGTTTCGTCTCGGTGCTCGGGGCGTACTCGCTGCCGGAGACGAGCAACCCGTTCGCGATGAACAGCGGTGCGGGCCTCACGAAGGGGCTGCTCACCCTGCTGACCATGCTCGTGTCGGCGGTCGCGGGGGTGCCGATGGTGGTGGCCGCCGCTCTGCTCGGGGACGCCTGGCTCTGGCTGGCCCTGCCGGTCGGCGCGGCGTACGGGTTGGGTGCGGCGCTGCTGGGCGCGTACCTGGCCGGTGACGTGCTGGACCGCCGGATGCCCGAACTGCTGGCCACGGTCACGCCGCGCCGCTAA
- a CDS encoding ABC transporter ATP-binding protein → MTVEHPALALRGLAKRFDGTIAVAGVDLDVPAGSFYGLLGPNGAGKTTTLSMAVGLLRPDAGSARVLGQDVWQDPVAAKQLLGVMPDGVRLFDRLTGAELLAYNGLLRGMDPAVVDQRAAELLDVLALGDAGRTLVVDYSAGMKKKIGLACALLHGPRVLVLDEPFEAVDPVSAALIRDILSRYAAGGGTVIFSSHVMEVVERLCSHVAILAGGTIKRVGTIDEVRGDRSLEQVFVEVVGGRTATGEELSWLSR, encoded by the coding sequence ATGACTGTTGAGCACCCCGCGCTCGCACTGCGTGGCCTGGCCAAGCGGTTCGACGGCACGATCGCGGTGGCCGGCGTCGACCTGGACGTCCCCGCCGGCTCCTTCTACGGCCTGCTCGGCCCGAACGGCGCCGGCAAGACCACCACCCTGTCGATGGCGGTCGGGCTGTTGCGGCCGGACGCCGGCTCGGCCCGGGTGCTCGGGCAGGACGTCTGGCAGGACCCGGTCGCCGCGAAGCAGCTTCTGGGCGTCATGCCCGACGGGGTACGCCTGTTCGACCGGCTGACCGGGGCGGAGCTGCTCGCGTACAACGGGTTGCTGCGGGGCATGGACCCCGCGGTGGTCGACCAGCGGGCCGCGGAGCTGTTGGACGTGCTGGCGCTCGGCGACGCCGGGCGGACCCTGGTGGTGGACTACTCGGCGGGCATGAAGAAGAAGATCGGCCTGGCCTGCGCGCTGCTGCACGGTCCTCGGGTGCTGGTGCTGGACGAGCCGTTCGAGGCGGTCGACCCGGTCTCCGCCGCATTGATCCGGGACATCCTCAGCAGGTACGCGGCCGGCGGCGGCACGGTGATCTTCTCCAGTCACGTGATGGAGGTCGTCGAGCGGCTCTGCTCCCACGTGGCGATCCTGGCCGGCGGCACCATCAAGCGGGTCGGCACGATCGACGAGGTCCGTGGTGACCGCTCGCTGGAGCAGGTGTTCGTCGAGGTGGTCGGCGGGCGCACTGCTACGGGCGAGGAGCTGTCGTGGCTGTCGCGGTGA
- a CDS encoding EndoU domain-containing protein — MTPERLRHTLLGERDGRASGWHHRPGGIDPPGAKLLKVTRRDTRTGVYNGRVAFQNRRTGEWREKRGGSTFFPDDWTPAQVDNAVNRGFDSPDVVKDPETGRWSSIFRNVELEGFYDPDTDTLRHGYPVLRHPGGTP; from the coding sequence ATGACGCCGGAACGGCTCCGGCACACGCTGCTGGGCGAGCGTGACGGCCGGGCCTCCGGTTGGCACCACCGCCCAGGTGGCATCGATCCACCCGGTGCCAAGTTGCTGAAAGTGACACGCCGCGACACGAGAACCGGTGTCTACAACGGTCGAGTCGCGTTCCAGAACCGTCGTACCGGCGAATGGCGGGAGAAGCGAGGAGGTAGCACGTTCTTCCCGGACGATTGGACACCGGCACAGGTGGACAACGCCGTGAACCGCGGTTTCGACTCCCCCGATGTGGTCAAGGACCCGGAGACGGGGCGGTGGTCCAGCATCTTCCGCAACGTCGAACTGGAAGGGTTCTACGATCCGGACACTGACACACTCAGACACGGTTACCCCGTTCTGCGGCACCCTGGAGGTACTCCCTGA
- a CDS encoding YbaB/EbfC family nucleoid-associated protein has translation MTYPSDLSRSISELLSTLGRGDASSRSESQPVVQGVGEAADGMVRVVALPGGQIESVRIDPRMMRGASESLAEGVREATNAALADLRSALAEVAAAPDTTALLEQLREVQRSAVPQLQGIIDTLGDVQESLSSGRRP, from the coding sequence GTGACGTACCCCTCGGATCTGAGCAGGTCGATTTCCGAGCTGCTGTCGACACTCGGCCGTGGCGACGCAAGTAGCCGTTCCGAGTCGCAGCCGGTCGTGCAGGGCGTGGGCGAGGCGGCCGACGGAATGGTCCGGGTGGTCGCACTGCCCGGTGGACAGATCGAGTCGGTCCGGATCGACCCCCGCATGATGCGCGGGGCCTCCGAGAGTCTGGCCGAGGGAGTCCGCGAGGCAACCAACGCTGCCCTGGCCGACCTACGCTCGGCACTGGCCGAGGTCGCTGCCGCACCGGACACGACGGCGTTGCTGGAGCAACTGCGCGAGGTACAGCGCAGCGCGGTGCCGCAGTTGCAGGGCATCATCGACACTCTCGGCGATGTCCAGGAAAGCCTCTCCTCCGGCAGGCGGCCCTGA
- a CDS encoding SigE family RNA polymerase sigma factor: MDRDDGFEEFYRASRHRVVTVLYALGGDIHEAQDVAQEAYVRAWQRWRRISEYDDPEAWVHVVGNRLLQNRWRKIRNGITARRRNGPATAVGPPSENTVALVTALRQLPRDQREAIVLYHIADLSVADIATRTAVPVGTVKARLARGRKALAPLLGTTLPEEVSNA, from the coding sequence TTGGACAGAGACGACGGCTTCGAGGAGTTCTACCGAGCCAGCAGGCACCGGGTCGTCACCGTGCTGTACGCGCTCGGTGGCGACATCCACGAGGCGCAGGACGTCGCACAGGAGGCGTACGTGCGGGCCTGGCAACGCTGGCGGCGCATCAGCGAGTACGACGATCCGGAGGCGTGGGTGCACGTCGTCGGTAACCGGCTCCTCCAGAATCGTTGGCGGAAGATCCGTAACGGGATCACCGCCCGTCGGCGGAATGGTCCGGCGACCGCGGTCGGACCACCATCGGAGAACACCGTCGCGTTGGTCACCGCGTTACGCCAGCTGCCGAGGGATCAACGCGAGGCGATCGTCCTGTACCACATAGCTGATCTCTCGGTCGCGGACATCGCGACGCGGACGGCTGTTCCCGTCGGCACGGTCAAGGCCCGGCTCGCCCGAGGGCGCAAGGCCCTCGCACCTCTGCTCGGCACCACCCTCCCCGAGGAGGTCAGCAATGCCTGA
- a CDS encoding cation acetate symporter, with amino-acid sequence MGNGFVVPAIVAVTLVTVGIGFYGLRLARTTSDFLVASRAISPTWNAAAIGGEYLSAASFLGIAGLVLKYGVDVLWYPVGFAAGYLALLLFVAAPLRRSGAFTLPDFCELRLGSRRLRILATAFVIFIGWLYLVPQLQGAGLTLATVAGSPYPLGALLVAAVVTANVALGGMRAITFVQAFQYWLKLTALAVPVIFLALQWQADGRPAVTPPDGPTFRTATTVVVEHRATLTLADGDIREVRPGDELTFAAGDRVPEVSGVATEASDWLLPSAAGDDDRGLFATYSLILATFLGTMGLPHVLVRFYTNPDGAAARRTTLVVLALVGAFYLLPTLYGVLGRIYTPQLLVSGQTDAVVVLLPGATLGDGTVGRLLAALVAAGAFAAFLSTSSGLLTSVAGVISTDVLGRGSVRGFRLATVIAGAVPTVLALHVSGMDVSQVVGLAFAVAASSFCPLLVLGIWWRGLTDLGAAAGVLVGGGAAIGAVLVTVLGPPLSGWPATLTTQPAAWTVPLAFTVMVAVSMATRRRAPADVAATMLRLHTPEALRMQ; translated from the coding sequence GTGGGCAACGGTTTCGTGGTGCCGGCCATCGTGGCGGTCACCCTGGTCACCGTCGGGATCGGCTTCTACGGGCTGCGGTTGGCCCGGACCACGTCCGACTTCCTGGTCGCCTCGCGGGCGATCAGCCCGACCTGGAACGCCGCCGCGATCGGCGGGGAGTACCTGTCGGCGGCGAGCTTCCTCGGCATCGCCGGGCTGGTCCTCAAGTACGGCGTGGACGTGCTCTGGTACCCGGTCGGGTTCGCCGCCGGATACCTGGCCCTGCTGCTCTTCGTGGCGGCACCGCTGCGCCGGTCCGGCGCGTTCACCCTGCCCGACTTCTGCGAGCTACGGCTGGGGTCGCGTCGGCTACGGATCCTGGCCACCGCCTTCGTGATCTTCATCGGCTGGCTGTACCTGGTGCCGCAACTCCAGGGCGCCGGGCTGACCCTGGCCACGGTGGCCGGCTCGCCGTACCCTCTCGGTGCCCTGCTGGTGGCGGCCGTCGTCACCGCGAACGTGGCGCTGGGCGGCATGCGGGCGATCACCTTCGTGCAGGCGTTCCAGTACTGGCTGAAGCTGACCGCGCTCGCCGTACCCGTGATCTTCCTGGCTCTGCAGTGGCAGGCCGACGGCCGCCCGGCGGTGACTCCGCCCGACGGGCCGACGTTCCGCACCGCGACCACCGTCGTGGTCGAGCACCGCGCGACACTCACCCTGGCCGACGGCGACATCCGGGAGGTACGCCCCGGCGACGAGCTGACCTTCGCGGCGGGCGACAGGGTGCCGGAGGTGTCCGGGGTGGCCACCGAGGCGAGCGACTGGTTGCTGCCCAGCGCGGCGGGGGACGACGACCGAGGGCTCTTCGCCACGTACTCGCTGATCCTCGCCACCTTCCTGGGCACCATGGGCCTGCCGCACGTGCTGGTCCGCTTCTACACGAACCCGGACGGCGCGGCGGCACGCCGGACCACCCTGGTCGTGCTGGCCCTGGTCGGCGCCTTCTACCTGTTGCCCACCCTGTACGGCGTGCTCGGCCGGATCTACACGCCGCAACTGCTGGTCAGCGGGCAGACCGATGCGGTGGTGGTGTTGCTACCCGGCGCGACCCTCGGTGACGGGACGGTCGGCCGGCTGCTCGCCGCGCTCGTCGCGGCGGGCGCGTTCGCGGCGTTCCTCTCCACCTCGTCCGGGCTGCTGACCAGCGTCGCCGGGGTGATCTCGACGGACGTGCTCGGCCGAGGCTCGGTACGCGGCTTCCGACTGGCCACGGTGATCGCCGGAGCGGTGCCGACGGTGCTGGCGTTGCACGTCTCCGGGATGGACGTGTCACAGGTGGTCGGGTTGGCCTTCGCGGTCGCCGCGTCGAGCTTCTGCCCGCTGCTGGTGCTCGGCATCTGGTGGCGTGGCCTGACCGACCTGGGCGCCGCCGCCGGGGTGCTGGTCGGCGGCGGCGCGGCGATCGGGGCGGTGCTGGTCACCGTGCTCGGGCCGCCGTTGTCCGGCTGGCCGGCCACGCTCACCACGCAACCGGCCGCCTGGACGGTGCCGCTGGCCTTCACGGTGATGGTCGCGGTGTCGATGGCGACCCGCCGACGGGCACCCGCCGACGTCGCGGCCACCATGCTCCGCCTGCACACCCCCGAAGCCCTCCGGATGCAGTGA
- a CDS encoding Uma2 family endonuclease — MTNPARPGWGDAWTVDDLRGLPEDDQVYEIFDGSLLVSPHADVFHGAVANRLRRLLDRQAPTGVLVGQGIGVSARRSSYFVPDLFVARESALSSGGAALDPADVLLVVEVISPSNAGRDLVLKRHEYSAAGIPLYWLVEPRKQTLTVLVNGAGGYREQATPPVGEVYRTEQPFPLALPLADIF; from the coding sequence GTGACCAACCCTGCCCGGCCCGGCTGGGGCGACGCCTGGACGGTGGACGACCTCCGGGGCCTCCCCGAGGACGACCAGGTCTACGAGATCTTCGACGGGAGCCTGCTCGTGTCCCCCCACGCGGATGTCTTCCACGGCGCGGTCGCCAACCGCCTCCGCCGGCTCCTCGATCGGCAGGCCCCCACCGGTGTGCTCGTCGGCCAGGGCATCGGGGTGAGCGCGAGACGCTCCTCGTACTTCGTGCCGGATCTCTTCGTCGCACGCGAGAGCGCACTGTCCAGCGGCGGTGCCGCGCTCGACCCGGCCGACGTGCTCCTCGTCGTCGAGGTGATCTCACCGAGTAACGCCGGCCGCGACCTGGTGCTCAAACGTCATGAGTACTCGGCCGCCGGCATTCCGCTCTACTGGCTGGTGGAGCCTCGCAAGCAAACCCTCACCGTGCTGGTCAACGGTGCGGGCGGTTACCGTGAGCAGGCAACTCCGCCGGTCGGTGAGGTCTACCGCACCGAGCAGCCGTTCCCCCTCGCCCTGCCGCTGGCCGACATCTTCTGA
- a CDS encoding carboxypeptidase-like regulatory domain-containing protein → MQLIPGRRGLLAGAVVAALVLPGATPAQAAPTGVVSGRVTTNTGTPAAAVQVQLYRSDSYAYVSSTDTDSDGNYSLGGLRAGSYLVGYFSWDRPEQYHHQKVSPFDADPVTVTEGGTTRVDEQLFEIGTIAGRLVDTAGDPVVDLSVDAREVDTGARAWGRTDDQGRFTIAVKPGGYVVSMRPIEGSYQEQYVPGKLDEESADVFQVKADETTAVNDTVLPTGVLAGRFTTAAGAPLTDASVDVSAADSYGGAWAQTDANGEFSVQVLQGAYKVGLSAGERQQYYRGKLTREEADVVEVRGGQTTSIRDSLLGTGTVTVSAVDSVTGAPIADFCAQSVCSNGTGTATVTDLPQGRHTIYVDAPDELHFNREVTGVRVKANSDTKLTVKLKPAAVISATIVDRQSGSPVPNICLDAFLPKQASLRDGYGDCSDHYGRIQVGPLTAGDYKLLAVPRNDTHGRQWVGADGGSGDEREAAVVTATAGQVATAPQVKLDRAGTITGTITDPSGQPMPNVGVSILTAHPGVGAEDATTDENGVYTLKGVGPYAWPVVVGGYQYASEWSGDKTSRYTAAPVTVTAGATATYNAQLDQGTELTGTFRTPDGTAFDSGFVIARSVDTGDIAGSGWISEGQFSMHLKGPQRIFFTYNVSLGDEYFDGRYLVTQPDGTRKLERFTVPASGSMSVGLVLATG, encoded by the coding sequence ATGCAGCTAATCCCAGGCCGCCGCGGCCTGCTGGCCGGTGCCGTCGTGGCGGCACTCGTGCTGCCCGGGGCCACTCCGGCTCAGGCCGCGCCAACGGGCGTCGTCAGTGGACGAGTCACCACCAACACCGGCACCCCCGCCGCAGCGGTCCAGGTGCAGCTCTACCGGAGCGACAGCTACGCGTACGTCAGCTCCACCGACACGGACTCCGACGGCAACTACAGCCTCGGCGGGCTGCGGGCCGGCTCCTACCTGGTCGGCTACTTCTCGTGGGATCGGCCCGAGCAGTACCACCACCAGAAGGTCAGCCCCTTCGACGCGGACCCGGTGACCGTCACCGAGGGCGGCACCACCCGGGTCGACGAGCAGCTCTTCGAGATCGGCACCATCGCCGGTCGCCTCGTCGACACCGCCGGGGACCCGGTCGTGGACCTCAGCGTGGACGCCCGCGAGGTCGACACGGGTGCCCGGGCCTGGGGCCGCACCGACGACCAGGGCCGGTTCACGATCGCCGTCAAACCCGGTGGCTACGTCGTGAGCATGCGGCCGATCGAGGGCTCCTACCAGGAGCAGTACGTGCCCGGGAAGCTGGACGAGGAGAGCGCCGACGTCTTCCAGGTGAAGGCGGACGAGACGACCGCTGTCAACGACACCGTCCTGCCGACGGGTGTGCTGGCCGGGCGGTTCACCACCGCCGCCGGCGCGCCGCTCACCGACGCCTCGGTCGACGTCAGCGCCGCCGACTCCTACGGCGGAGCGTGGGCGCAGACCGACGCGAACGGTGAGTTCTCCGTCCAGGTCCTTCAGGGTGCGTACAAGGTCGGCCTGAGCGCCGGCGAACGGCAGCAGTACTACCGCGGCAAGCTGACCCGCGAGGAGGCCGACGTCGTCGAGGTCCGGGGCGGGCAGACGACGTCCATCAGGGACAGCCTGCTCGGCACCGGCACGGTCACCGTGTCCGCCGTCGACTCGGTCACCGGCGCCCCGATCGCCGACTTCTGCGCCCAGTCGGTCTGCAGCAACGGCACCGGCACCGCGACCGTCACCGACCTGCCGCAGGGCCGCCACACCATCTACGTGGACGCACCGGACGAGCTTCACTTCAACCGCGAGGTGACCGGGGTGCGGGTCAAGGCGAACAGCGACACCAAGCTCACAGTGAAGCTGAAGCCCGCCGCGGTCATCAGCGCCACCATCGTCGACCGGCAGAGCGGGTCGCCCGTGCCGAACATCTGCCTGGATGCGTTCCTGCCCAAGCAGGCTTCGCTCCGCGACGGCTACGGCGACTGCAGCGACCACTACGGCCGGATCCAGGTCGGGCCGCTCACCGCCGGCGACTACAAGCTCCTCGCGGTGCCGCGCAACGACACCCACGGCCGCCAGTGGGTGGGTGCCGACGGTGGCAGTGGCGACGAGCGGGAGGCCGCAGTCGTCACGGCGACCGCTGGTCAGGTCGCCACCGCGCCGCAGGTGAAGTTGGATCGGGCCGGCACGATCACCGGCACGATCACCGACCCGTCGGGGCAGCCGATGCCGAACGTCGGTGTGTCGATCCTGACCGCCCACCCCGGGGTCGGTGCCGAGGACGCCACCACTGACGAGAACGGCGTTTACACCCTCAAAGGGGTGGGCCCGTACGCCTGGCCGGTGGTGGTCGGCGGCTATCAGTACGCCAGCGAGTGGTCCGGCGACAAGACCAGCCGGTACACCGCCGCTCCGGTGACGGTGACCGCCGGTGCGACAGCGACCTACAACGCCCAACTCGACCAGGGCACCGAGCTGACCGGCACCTTCCGCACACCGGACGGCACGGCGTTCGACAGTGGGTTCGTCATCGCCCGCAGCGTCGACACCGGTGACATCGCGGGCAGTGGCTGGATCAGCGAGGGGCAGTTCAGCATGCACCTCAAGGGCCCGCAGCGGATCTTCTTCACCTACAACGTGTCGCTCGGCGACGAGTACTTCGACGGCCGCTACCTGGTCACCCAACCGGACGGCACCCGCAAGCTGGAGCGGTTCACCGTCCCGGCCAGCGGCAGCATGTCCGTCGGTCTGGTCCTCGCGACCGGCTGA
- a CDS encoding DUF5701 family protein, which translates to MTVTPFDAETEFDRQVDHLVRLGYPALAGLSETAFRDLVAPLRARAADGTAGLPAPTDARVPFLLVITRDLVGVPERLGLATLAGKRKPGVVDRNYAEDDLPRFDPIKELEVPAGPAYLLFDVDRGEEFRNLAPATAMEQITAQGRLPLTIDEGLAFVTLHPAALASNRCFSLVGSRCGDKRVPALWISQGAPKLGWCWYGNPHTWLGSASARPERVGLD; encoded by the coding sequence GTGACCGTGACCCCGTTCGACGCCGAGACCGAGTTCGATCGCCAAGTCGACCACCTGGTGCGACTGGGCTACCCGGCCCTGGCCGGGCTGTCCGAGACCGCCTTCCGGGACCTGGTCGCGCCACTGCGGGCCAGGGCGGCCGACGGCACCGCCGGGCTGCCCGCCCCCACCGACGCGCGAGTGCCCTTCCTGCTGGTCATCACCCGGGACCTGGTCGGAGTACCGGAACGCCTGGGGCTCGCCACGCTGGCCGGCAAGCGCAAGCCCGGTGTCGTCGACCGCAACTACGCCGAGGACGACCTGCCGCGCTTCGACCCGATCAAGGAGTTGGAGGTGCCGGCCGGGCCCGCGTACCTGCTCTTCGACGTCGACCGGGGCGAGGAGTTCCGCAACCTGGCCCCGGCCACCGCCATGGAGCAGATCACCGCCCAGGGTCGGCTGCCGCTCACCATCGACGAAGGGCTGGCCTTCGTCACGCTGCACCCGGCGGCGCTGGCCAGCAACAGGTGCTTCTCGCTCGTCGGGTCCCGGTGCGGTGACAAGCGGGTGCCGGCGCTCTGGATCAGCCAGGGAGCACCGAAGCTGGGCTGGTGCTGGTACGGCAACCCGCACACCTGGCTCGGCTCCGCCTCGGCCCGTCCGGAGCGCGTCGGCCTGGACTGA
- a CDS encoding LytTR family DNA-binding domain-containing protein, whose protein sequence is MNTSGFLRVLAVDDEPPALDELAYHLRADPRVARLLTAGDATEALRLLRDGDVDVVFLDIRMPGLDGMELARVLRRFARPPAIVFVTAYDDGAVDAFDLGATDYVRKPVRADRLAESLRRVIGSRVVPSHPAALARAEEDPTIPIELAGTTRMLPRSAVRWVEAQGDYARLHTADGSHLVRVSLATLAERWADAGFVRVHRSYLVQLKLIAELRLVNSGYVVVIDSTELPVSRRHTRELKDKLVRAAKQDWNR, encoded by the coding sequence GTGAACACGTCCGGCTTCCTCCGGGTGCTGGCGGTGGACGACGAGCCGCCCGCGCTCGACGAATTGGCGTACCACCTTCGGGCCGACCCCCGCGTGGCCCGGCTGCTCACCGCCGGTGACGCGACCGAGGCGCTGCGGCTGCTGCGGGACGGTGACGTCGACGTGGTCTTCCTGGACATCCGGATGCCAGGGCTGGACGGGATGGAGCTGGCCCGGGTGCTGCGCCGCTTCGCCCGGCCGCCGGCGATCGTGTTCGTCACCGCGTACGACGACGGTGCGGTGGACGCCTTCGACCTGGGTGCCACCGACTACGTGCGGAAGCCGGTTCGCGCGGATCGGTTGGCCGAGTCCCTGCGTCGGGTGATCGGGTCGCGGGTGGTGCCGTCGCACCCGGCGGCGCTGGCCCGCGCCGAGGAGGACCCGACGATCCCGATCGAGTTGGCCGGCACCACGCGGATGCTGCCGCGTTCGGCGGTGCGCTGGGTGGAGGCGCAGGGGGACTACGCCCGGTTGCACACCGCGGACGGGTCGCACCTGGTGCGGGTCTCGCTCGCCACGTTGGCGGAGCGCTGGGCCGATGCAGGTTTCGTCCGGGTGCACCGGTCGTACCTCGTGCAGTTGAAGTTGATCGCGGAGCTGCGGTTGGTCAACTCCGGCTATGTCGTGGTGATCGACTCGACCGAGCTGCCGGTGAGCCGTCGGCATACCCGGGAGCTGAAGGACAAGCTGGTCAGGGCCGCGAAGCAGGACTGGAATCGCTGA
- a CDS encoding histidine kinase has protein sequence MGANLSAVVGVVSLVTALTAALLAVLRLRARRGIATATQRATYEVLHTAGLAAEPLRAGLSESGAAKAVRHLRALVGAVGLAITDTDRLLALDGRGTHHGEQLLAAAQRTVDTGRSTVLGEQELHCDRVDCPIRGAMVAPLRGADGRVVGALVAVADSPPPPGLVQATLETAHWAGNQLALAELDSSRERLARAEIRALRAQISPHFIYNALTAIGSFVRTDPERARELILEFAEFTRYSFRAHGEFTTLAEELRSIDRYLTIERARFGDRLQVRLQIAPEVLPVTLPFLCLQPLVENAVRHGLSRKPGTGMVSIEARDAGAECHITVEDDGVGMDPTTLTAGIAELARGTGDPGDDTGRHVGLSNVDERLRSVFGDRFGLVVETGLGSGTKVSMRVPKFHPGVRAGS, from the coding sequence GTGGGTGCCAACCTCTCCGCCGTGGTCGGCGTCGTGTCGCTCGTCACCGCGCTGACCGCCGCCCTGTTGGCGGTGCTGCGGTTGCGCGCCCGCCGTGGGATCGCCACCGCCACCCAGCGGGCCACCTACGAGGTGCTGCACACCGCCGGCCTGGCCGCCGAACCGCTGCGGGCGGGGCTGAGCGAGTCGGGCGCCGCGAAGGCCGTACGTCATCTGCGGGCCCTGGTGGGCGCGGTCGGGCTCGCGATCACCGACACCGACCGGCTGCTGGCCCTCGACGGGCGCGGCACGCACCACGGCGAGCAGTTGCTCGCGGCGGCCCAGCGGACGGTCGACACCGGCCGCTCGACGGTGCTCGGTGAGCAGGAGTTGCACTGCGACCGGGTGGACTGCCCGATCCGTGGGGCGATGGTCGCGCCGTTGCGGGGGGCGGACGGTCGGGTGGTCGGCGCGTTGGTGGCCGTCGCCGACAGCCCACCACCACCGGGGCTGGTGCAGGCCACTCTCGAGACGGCGCACTGGGCCGGCAACCAGCTGGCCCTGGCGGAGCTGGACTCGTCCCGGGAACGGCTGGCCCGCGCCGAGATCCGCGCGTTGCGGGCGCAGATCAGCCCGCACTTCATCTACAACGCGCTGACCGCGATCGGCTCGTTCGTCCGCACCGACCCGGAGCGGGCGCGGGAGCTGATCCTGGAGTTCGCCGAGTTCACCCGCTACTCGTTCCGGGCGCACGGCGAGTTCACCACCCTGGCCGAGGAGTTGCGCTCCATCGACCGTTACCTGACCATCGAGCGGGCCCGGTTCGGCGACCGGTTGCAGGTGCGGTTGCAGATCGCCCCGGAGGTGCTGCCGGTGACCCTGCCGTTCCTGTGCCTGCAACCTCTGGTGGAGAACGCGGTCCGCCACGGGTTGTCCCGCAAGCCGGGCACGGGCATGGTGAGCATCGAGGCCCGGGACGCGGGTGCCGAGTGCCACATCACGGTGGAGGACGACGGAGTGGGAATGGACCCGACCACGCTGACCGCCGGCATCGCCGAGCTGGCCCGCGGCACCGGCGACCCGGGCGACGACACGGGCCGGCACGTCGGCCTCTCCAACGTCGACGAGCGGCTGCGGTCGGTCTTCGGCGACCGGTTCGGCCTGGTCGTGGAGACCGGGCTGGGCTCGGGCACGAAGGTGAGCATGCGGGTGCCGAAGTTCCACCCGGGTGTACGGGCCGGGTCGTGA